CGTCCTGGATGTAGCTTACGTCTGAGGTGATGCGGCTGGTGATTTCGCCTACGCGACGCTGCTCATAAAACGGCAAGGGCAGACCCATAAATTTAGAGTACAGGCTGCGGCGTATGTCTGCAATGGCGTTCTCCGTGACCTGCGCAAAAAAGTAGACCCTGAAGAAAGAGAAGATGCCTTGCAAAAAGATGACGCCAAACAAAATCAAGGCAATCAGGTCAAGGTCTTGGGTGAAGAAATTGGCTTTGCCCACGGCAGCGTCCAGCAAAATGCCCGTCACCGCCGGAAACGCCATGAACGTTAGGCTGGAGAAAAGCAGGAACAACAACCCAATGATGAATTTGCGCCGGTAAGGAAGCACAAACCGAAAAATGCTTAGACCCCTTCTAAGGCTTTCCTTGTTCAGTTTTGTTTTTCCCTCTGCCTCAGGTCCGGAAACCGCACCTGGCCCAAATCCGCGTTTTGCCATGTAATACTCGCTTTGTAAAATTAAGAAGGCTGCCTCACCGTTTTTGGCTTGTTTCTAGGAAAACAGGCCAAAAACGGCCCCGGTGGTGGGGAGGCAATTTGCAAAGGTAGAGATTCCTACTGATTTGCCACACTCCCGGCACGCTTAGCTGAAACTGCTTTTTTCTCCGGAAGGTTTTGAGACCAGCCAAAGCCCCGTAAACGCCAGCAGGCCGTTCAAAAGCAAGACCTCAAACCCAAACGTATAGCCCCAGAACCACTCCTGAGAGTTAGCTGCCAACACATACGTGAGCACGGGCGCCAACACGCAGACCACCGGCACCCAGCGGTCCCGCACAGAACGCTGAGTAAACAACCCAAAAAGAAAGAGCCCCAGCAGCGGCCCGTACGTGTAACCGGTCAACTTGAAGAGCAGCACAATCAGGCTCTCACTCTGCAATGCCCTGAACACCAGCATGAACGCCAACAGCAGAAGCGAGAAACCCACATGCACCCAGTTCTTGATTTTGATTCGCTGCTGCTCCGGCCGCTCTTTGAAATTGAGGAAGTCCACGCAGAAGGCAGTGGTGAGCGCGGTCAAGGCAGAGTCTGCCGAGGCGTACGTGATAGCCGTGATGCCCAGAATGAAAGCCAGGCCTGCCAATGCAGAGAAATGGTGCAAGGCCAGAAACGGAAACACGTCATCGCCTTTCTCCGGCAGCGTAATCCCCTTGGCGTTGGCATACAGGAACAACAACGCCCCCAAACCCAGAAACAGAAGATTCACAATTACCAGAATGACCGTAAACCACCCCATGTTCTTCTGCGACTCGGGTAGGGTTCTGCAGCTTAGGTTTTTTTGCATCATGTCCTGGTCCAGGCCGGTCATCACAATGGTAATGAAGGCGCCAGAAACCACCTGCTTCCAGAAATAATTAGGCGCATGTACGTCCCATTCAAACACAGTGGCATAAGAACTTTCAGAAATAGTGGTGAACAAGCCAGAAAAGGAGAGATTCAATTCGCCGGCTATCAAATACATGCTCACGCCCAGGCAAAAGAGCATGGCGGCGGTCTGGAGCGTATCTGTCCAGATGATGGTTTTCATGCCCCCTCTATACGTATACAGCCAGATCAAAGCAATAAGCAGCGTGGCAGAAAGCCCGAACGGAATCCCCAGCCCATCAAAGACCGCCAACTGCAGCACGCCCGCCACCAGGTACAGCCTTAAAGAAGCGCTCAAAGTCCGGGAAAGCAGGAAAAAACCAGAACCCGACCGGTAAGACCACTTTCCAAGCCGTTGCTCCAGATACGTGTAGATAGAAACCGATTGCAGGCGGTAGTACAAGGGCAGCAGCACGGTGGCAATAACCAGATAGCCCAGCACATACCCGAACACCATC
The nucleotide sequence above comes from Nibribacter ruber. Encoded proteins:
- a CDS encoding sodium:solute symporter, which encodes MSPLLILGIIAAYFCLLLGISFLTSRKGESTQGFFLANRQSPWYVVAFGMIGTTLSGITFVSIPGMVEKAQFTYLQMVFGYVLGYLVIATVLLPLYYRLQSVSIYTYLEQRLGKWSYRSGSGFFLLSRTLSASLRLYLVAGVLQLAVFDGLGIPFGLSATLLIALIWLYTYRGGMKTIIWTDTLQTAAMLFCLGVSMYLIAGELNLSFSGLFTTISESSYATVFEWDVHAPNYFWKQVVSGAFITIVMTGLDQDMMQKNLSCRTLPESQKNMGWFTVILVIVNLLFLGLGALLFLYANAKGITLPEKGDDVFPFLALHHFSALAGLAFILGITAITYASADSALTALTTAFCVDFLNFKERPEQQRIKIKNWVHVGFSLLLLAFMLVFRALQSESLIVLLFKLTGYTYGPLLGLFLFGLFTQRSVRDRWVPVVCVLAPVLTYVLAANSQEWFWGYTFGFEVLLLNGLLAFTGLWLVSKPSGEKSSFS